A window of the Herpetosiphon gulosus genome harbors these coding sequences:
- a CDS encoding AI-2E family transporter has translation MEPKAPEPIIKTIPSWRDLARWTLTAFAIWLVAWLLWRTGNQLLPFVVGLIFAYLLLPLVNKLERWIPRWAAILVVYLVGLGIVTGSILYIVPPAIGQVDGFVSSLPGFYENTLEPKINEGLTWYRREVPADIQKNIDSQVSNGITTLKANATNYVQTGVNGILNGLGVIFQTIIFLAGFLIIPFWLFYVLLDERKGKATLIRMIPKAVRTDVLTVLAIFDRVFSAYIRGQLTLGLIIAIMSYIGLWIVDLVMPGEIPYKLLLALVAGFTELIPVIGPIIGAIPAVIVGLTTSLPMGLVVAGLYIVIQQIENNFLVPRIIGAIVEIHEAVLMLLLVIAGTVSGLLGVIIFAPMAAVARDSYQYINGRLRQPIDPRYLRAGELPWEHKEEPETPMPPMLAFQNEA, from the coding sequence GTGGAGCCAAAAGCACCAGAACCAATCATCAAAACAATTCCATCTTGGCGCGATTTAGCCCGTTGGACACTTACCGCTTTTGCGATTTGGCTGGTGGCGTGGTTGCTTTGGCGCACAGGCAATCAACTTTTGCCGTTTGTAGTAGGCTTGATTTTTGCCTATCTGCTCTTGCCTTTGGTTAACAAATTAGAGCGCTGGATTCCGCGATGGGCTGCGATTTTGGTGGTCTATTTAGTTGGTTTGGGGATTGTAACTGGCTCGATTCTCTATATTGTGCCGCCTGCGATCGGTCAAGTCGATGGGTTTGTTAGCTCATTGCCGGGCTTTTATGAAAATACGCTCGAACCCAAAATTAACGAAGGCCTGACGTGGTATCGCCGCGAAGTGCCCGCAGATATTCAAAAAAATATTGATAGTCAAGTGAGCAATGGCATTACTACACTCAAAGCTAATGCAACTAATTATGTACAAACTGGCGTGAATGGAATTTTAAATGGCTTAGGCGTGATTTTCCAAACGATTATCTTCCTAGCTGGCTTTTTAATTATTCCGTTTTGGCTGTTTTATGTGTTGCTTGATGAACGCAAAGGCAAGGCTACCCTGATTCGCATGATTCCCAAAGCAGTGCGAACTGATGTATTAACTGTGCTGGCGATTTTTGATCGGGTGTTTTCGGCTTATATTCGTGGTCAATTGACGCTTGGCTTGATTATCGCAATTATGTCGTACATTGGCTTATGGATTGTTGATTTGGTGATGCCTGGTGAGATTCCTTACAAATTGTTGCTGGCCTTGGTTGCTGGCTTTACTGAACTAATTCCGGTGATTGGGCCGATTATCGGGGCAATTCCAGCGGTGATTGTTGGCTTAACTACCTCGTTACCAATGGGTTTAGTCGTCGCTGGCTTGTACATCGTGATTCAGCAAATTGAGAATAACTTCCTTGTGCCACGGATTATCGGGGCGATTGTGGAAATTCACGAAGCAGTGTTGATGCTGCTGTTGGTGATTGCTGGCACGGTTTCCGGCTTGCTTGGGGTAATTATCTTCGCGCCAATGGCAGCGGTGGCCCGCGATAGCTATCAATATATCAACGGGCGGCTACGCCAACCAATCGATCCACGCTATTTGCGAGCTGGCGAGTTGCCGTGGGAACATAAAGAAGAACCTGAAACGCCGATGCCGCCGATGTTGGCATTTCAAAACGAAGCCTAA
- a CDS encoding ATP-binding protein, giving the protein MGRNSSFRIWLTRIRPLAWALACFALVLFGYTFTTTIPTDRLTIIASILGVAALALPWLFNPEGDWRELRTLGILALPLSVAILSEGYNTALWSVLLIPAIAIPQMLPPRWAFSAIALMVIAWAVSNVLVPAIAVETVAIEVGLRSLGFVLVAIAVWLAARPRFDYPAMLPEAPIRRATRAAERLRGSLSPEETLEELASAAKACGPFIFASASTVDWRARVLRMAVAIGGSGRTLGATEMLSIPWDEITVLLRDDRRIGDNAYLADSLPFRDIAGEHYMLVPVRTATGEICGLLTVGDDDPKARKRLTETAPLLELLASQAAAVLENAALQNTLAQRIEATTAEMGRTAEDAMRARTRAESMYQIVRALSGTLEPQPLLDQALLLIAQATQAERGGIMLIDHKNGRLAFSTNLDRNITRTEAISLERGQGLAGWVVEHRAPVIIPNTAEDSRWMVRSDYDKKGRSALAVPMEQDGRVAGVIVLINSRINHFTQEHIQFVQVIGDQVMTMLSNVQLYRATTEQARRLSQALEQREEEVSRSLAIVRSIGDGVVVGDRVGRIRLINPAAEQLLNIEAAEWLGKPLMSLPGAPESEPRLTEKQTYQQFELSGRMIRASSTPVFTSQSEWLGSVVVYHDITAAELADRMKTEFVATASHELRTPLTSISGYIDLLMLNTLGPLTEQQRQFLSVVKNNIERLNAILNDLLDVSRIESGKVRLQRKPINLDEVIQSTVMAIHQQWSGKQISLALDVPDDLPPVIADPERMRQIVTNLISNAYKYTRDGGRIDVVVSNGGDSVTLAVKDSGVGIAADDQKHIFTRFFRSENPLKEQAGGTGLGLNITKSLVELHGGKIWFDSEEGRGTTFTVQLPVGGDSDWTPASWLEGV; this is encoded by the coding sequence ATGGGCCGCAACTCGTCTTTTCGCATTTGGCTAACTCGTATTCGTCCTCTGGCTTGGGCCTTAGCTTGCTTTGCGCTCGTGCTCTTCGGCTACACCTTTACCACCACGATTCCGACTGATCGTTTGACGATTATTGCAAGTATTTTGGGGGTAGCGGCGCTGGCCTTGCCATGGTTGTTTAATCCCGAGGGCGATTGGCGCGAGTTGCGCACGTTGGGAATTTTAGCCTTGCCGTTGAGTGTGGCGATTCTCAGCGAGGGCTATAATACGGCGCTCTGGTCGGTGCTCTTAATTCCAGCGATTGCGATTCCGCAAATGTTGCCGCCGCGCTGGGCCTTCAGCGCGATTGCCTTGATGGTGATTGCTTGGGCGGTCAGCAATGTGTTGGTTCCGGCTATCGCGGTCGAAACCGTGGCGATTGAAGTTGGCTTGCGGAGTTTGGGTTTTGTGCTGGTGGCGATTGCGGTGTGGTTGGCGGCTCGACCACGCTTTGATTATCCGGCCATGTTGCCTGAAGCGCCGATTCGCCGGGCTACCCGCGCTGCCGAGCGCTTGCGGGGCTCGCTTAGCCCCGAAGAAACCCTCGAAGAATTAGCCAGCGCTGCCAAAGCGTGTGGCCCATTTATTTTCGCTAGCGCCTCAACCGTCGATTGGCGGGCGCGAGTGCTGCGCATGGCCGTGGCAATTGGCGGCAGTGGTCGCACGCTCGGCGCAACCGAAATGCTCTCGATTCCTTGGGATGAAATTACGGTGCTGTTGCGCGATGATCGGCGGATTGGCGATAATGCCTATCTTGCCGATTCACTGCCCTTCCGCGATATTGCTGGCGAACACTATATGCTGGTGCCAGTCCGCACCGCCACTGGCGAGATTTGTGGTTTGTTGACGGTTGGCGATGATGACCCCAAAGCCCGCAAACGCCTAACCGAAACTGCCCCGCTGCTCGAATTATTAGCTTCGCAAGCCGCCGCCGTGCTTGAAAACGCGGCCCTCCAAAACACCCTTGCCCAACGGATCGAAGCCACAACTGCCGAAATGGGTCGTACCGCCGAAGATGCGATGCGGGCACGCACCCGCGCCGAAAGCATGTATCAGATTGTGCGAGCGCTCAGCGGCACACTCGAACCGCAACCATTGCTTGATCAAGCGCTGTTGTTGATTGCCCAAGCCACTCAAGCCGAGCGCGGCGGGATTATGCTGATCGATCATAAAAATGGGCGATTGGCCTTCAGCACCAATCTTGATCGTAATATCACCCGCACCGAGGCGATTTCCTTGGAGCGTGGTCAAGGCTTGGCGGGCTGGGTCGTCGAACATCGTGCGCCCGTGATTATTCCCAACACTGCCGAAGATAGCCGTTGGATGGTGCGCAGCGATTACGACAAAAAAGGTCGTTCGGCGCTGGCCGTGCCGATGGAGCAAGATGGGCGGGTGGCTGGCGTGATTGTGTTGATCAACAGCCGCATCAATCATTTTACCCAAGAGCATATTCAATTTGTGCAGGTCATTGGCGATCAAGTGATGACGATGCTCAGCAATGTGCAGCTCTATCGCGCCACGACTGAGCAAGCCCGCCGTTTGAGCCAAGCTCTCGAACAGCGTGAAGAAGAAGTTAGCCGTAGTTTGGCAATTGTACGCTCGATTGGCGATGGCGTGGTAGTTGGCGATCGGGTTGGCCGGATTCGTTTGATTAATCCGGCTGCTGAGCAATTGCTGAATATCGAAGCTGCTGAATGGTTGGGCAAACCTTTGATGAGCCTGCCTGGTGCGCCCGAGAGCGAACCTCGTCTGACCGAAAAGCAAACCTACCAACAATTTGAGCTAAGCGGGCGCATGATTCGTGCTTCGAGCACCCCAGTCTTTACTTCGCAAAGTGAATGGTTGGGCAGTGTGGTGGTTTATCACGATATTACCGCAGCTGAATTGGCCGACCGCATGAAAACAGAGTTTGTGGCGACGGCCTCGCACGAATTGCGCACCCCATTAACCTCAATCAGCGGCTATATCGATTTGCTGATGTTGAACACGCTTGGCCCATTGACCGAGCAACAACGCCAATTTTTGAGTGTGGTCAAGAACAACATCGAACGCTTGAATGCAATTCTCAACGATTTGCTTGATGTTTCGCGGATCGAATCGGGTAAGGTGCGGTTGCAACGCAAGCCAATTAATCTTGATGAGGTGATTCAATCGACGGTGATGGCGATTCATCAGCAATGGAGTGGCAAGCAAATTTCGTTGGCGCTCGATGTGCCCGACGATTTGCCGCCAGTGATTGCCGACCCCGAACGCATGCGCCAAATCGTCACCAATTTGATCTCGAATGCCTACAAATATACTCGCGATGGCGGCAGAATCGATGTTGTGGTCAGTAATGGCGGCGATTCGGTGACCTTGGCGGTCAAAGATAGTGGTGTGGGCATCGCTGCTGATGATCAAAAACATATTTTTACCCGCTTCTTCCGCTCGGAAAACCCGCTCAAGGAGCAGGCTGGCGGTACAGGCTTGGGTTTGAACATCACCAAATCGCTAGTTGAGTTGCATGGTGGCAAAATTTGGTTTGATAGCGAAGAAGGTCGTGGCACCACTTTTACCGTGCAATTGCCTGTGGGCGGCGATTCCGACTGGACTCCCGCTTCATGGCTTGAAGGTGTGTAA
- a CDS encoding Uma2 family endonuclease — translation MPTQQLIDLEHFLQADFQHAELVQGVVQPVSPVQLQHSLIVTKLLVSLSLWNQTQTQPGLIGTELGFILGPNTLRAADVFFINSDQLGQQQRSDGYWQGAPSLAVEVISPNERAIDVEEKINDYLAANLQLMWIIYPRLGSVHQIEPTQPRRILGLNDCLEHARILPQFIVPIRELLS, via the coding sequence ATGCCAACCCAACAGTTGATTGATCTTGAACATTTTTTGCAAGCCGATTTTCAGCATGCTGAATTAGTTCAGGGAGTTGTGCAGCCTGTGAGTCCAGTCCAATTACAACATAGTCTGATTGTTACCAAATTGCTGGTTAGCCTGAGTTTATGGAATCAAACCCAAACCCAACCAGGGCTAATTGGCACAGAATTGGGCTTTATTCTTGGTCCCAATACCTTACGGGCCGCCGATGTCTTTTTTATCAATTCAGATCAGCTTGGACAACAGCAACGGAGCGATGGTTATTGGCAAGGCGCACCCAGTTTGGCGGTCGAAGTTATCTCGCCCAATGAGCGGGCGATTGACGTTGAAGAAAAAATTAATGATTATTTGGCGGCCAATCTGCAATTAATGTGGATTATCTATCCGCGTTTAGGCAGCGTGCATCAGATTGAACCAACCCAACCACGACGAATTTTAGGCCTCAACGATTGTTTGGAGCATGCGCGAATCCTGCCGCAGTTTATTGTGCCGATTCGCGAGTTATTAAGCTAA
- a CDS encoding DNA methyltransferase, translating to MNKLYFGNNLAVLATLPAASYDLIYIDPPFNTGKVQSRTQLRTVRSEQGDRVGFGGHRYSSIKIGERAYGDSFDDFLAFIEPRLLEAYRLLKPQGSFFFHIDYREVHYCKVLLDQIFGRDSFINEIIWAYDYGARSRKKWSTKHDTILWYAKDPENYTFNYDQIDRIPYMAPGLVGPEKAARGKTPTDVWWNTIVSPNGKEKTGYPTQKPLAILNRIVRVHSNPNDQLLDFFAGSGSFGEAAARNGRNFTLIDQNPQAIEVMRQRLAFAEPEFYEIPKDII from the coding sequence ATGAATAAGCTTTATTTTGGCAATAATCTGGCTGTTTTGGCAACCCTGCCAGCAGCCAGCTACGATTTAATCTACATTGACCCGCCCTTCAACACTGGCAAAGTCCAAAGCCGCACTCAACTGCGCACGGTTCGCTCAGAGCAGGGCGATCGGGTTGGCTTTGGTGGCCATCGTTATAGCAGCATCAAGATTGGCGAGCGTGCCTATGGCGATAGCTTTGATGATTTTCTGGCCTTTATTGAGCCGCGTTTGCTCGAAGCCTACCGCTTGCTAAAGCCTCAAGGCAGCTTCTTTTTTCATATCGATTATCGCGAAGTGCATTATTGCAAGGTGCTGCTCGACCAGATTTTTGGTCGTGATTCGTTTATCAACGAAATTATTTGGGCCTACGATTATGGCGCGCGGTCGCGCAAAAAATGGTCAACCAAGCACGATACCATCTTGTGGTATGCCAAAGATCCCGAAAACTATACCTTTAATTATGATCAGATTGATCGCATTCCCTACATGGCTCCAGGTTTGGTCGGCCCCGAAAAGGCTGCCCGAGGCAAAACGCCGACCGATGTTTGGTGGAACACGATTGTTAGCCCCAATGGCAAGGAAAAAACTGGCTATCCGACTCAAAAACCACTGGCAATTCTCAACCGGATTGTGCGGGTTCACTCCAACCCCAACGATCAACTGCTCGATTTCTTTGCTGGTAGTGGCTCATTTGGCGAAGCTGCCGCACGGAATGGCCGCAATTTCACCTTGATCGACCAAAATCCCCAAGCGATTGAGGTTATGCGCCAACGTTTGGCCTTCGCTGAGCCAGAATTTTACGAAATACCCAAGGATATCATTTAA
- a CDS encoding carbohydrate-binding module family 20 domain-containing protein, with amino-acid sequence MQRLNRAMAQLTMLVLVVLLGSLTFFGSTTKPTQAQVSTPRTVFVHLFEWKWTDIAKECENWLGPKGFSAVQVSPPQEHVQGSQWWTRYQPVSYQIQSRSGTRAEFADMVSRCKAVGVDIYVDAVINHMTGVGSGTGVAGSSYTNYNYPGIYQNQDFHHCGRNGTDDISNYQDRWEVQNCELVNLADLATESIHVRSKLAAYLNDLRSLGVAGFRIDAAKHMPVADIADIMSRASNPYIYQEVIDQGGEPITSAEYTPNGDVIEFKYSTNIGRMFKTDKLANMSNFGTAWGFLPSDSAVVFTDNHDNQRGHGGAGNVVTFKDGSLYNLANVFALAWPYGYPQVMSSYNFSNGDQGPPSSNVYANGSNTPDCGGNNWVCEHRWRGIANMVSFRNYTSSAFSTSNWWSNGNNQISFSRGSLGFVAINREGNNLTRTFATGLPAGTYCDVMHGDFSNGACSGPTVTVDNAGNATITVNAMEAVALHGGAKLGGVVPTATVINPTATSVVPTATPIAGSVPVNFNVNATTNLGQNVYVVGNIAALGSWNTANAILLSSANYPIWSGTINLPANTAIEYKYIKKDSAGAVTWESIANRSFTTPGSGSATRNETWNVTGSNSSTATPVPATATPIPATATPIPATATPIPATATPSGSIGINFNVNATTVWGQNVYMVGNVAGLGSWNTANAVLLSSASYPVWSSTLNLPANTAIEFKYIKKDGSGNVTWESGTNRSFTTPSSGILTRNDSWQ; translated from the coding sequence ATGCAACGACTCAATCGCGCAATGGCGCAACTGACAATGCTCGTCCTCGTCGTTTTGCTAGGTTCATTAACGTTTTTTGGTTCGACCACTAAGCCAACTCAAGCGCAAGTTTCCACCCCACGCACGGTTTTCGTCCATCTCTTCGAATGGAAATGGACTGACATCGCCAAAGAATGCGAAAATTGGCTCGGCCCCAAGGGTTTCTCGGCAGTCCAAGTCTCACCACCCCAAGAGCATGTGCAAGGCTCGCAATGGTGGACACGCTATCAACCGGTCAGCTATCAGATTCAAAGCCGTTCGGGCACTCGCGCCGAGTTTGCCGATATGGTTTCGCGCTGTAAAGCTGTGGGTGTTGATATTTATGTCGATGCCGTAATTAACCATATGACGGGCGTGGGTAGTGGCACAGGCGTGGCTGGCTCAAGCTATACCAACTACAACTACCCTGGCATTTATCAAAACCAAGATTTCCACCACTGTGGCCGCAATGGCACCGACGATATCAGCAACTACCAAGATCGTTGGGAAGTTCAAAATTGTGAGTTGGTCAATTTAGCCGATCTTGCGACCGAATCAATCCATGTTCGGAGCAAATTAGCGGCCTATCTGAATGATCTGCGCAGTTTGGGCGTAGCTGGCTTCCGCATCGATGCTGCCAAACACATGCCCGTGGCTGATATCGCCGATATTATGAGCCGCGCCAGCAATCCTTATATCTATCAAGAAGTGATTGACCAAGGCGGCGAGCCAATTACTTCGGCAGAATACACACCGAATGGCGATGTGATTGAGTTCAAATACAGCACCAACATTGGCCGCATGTTCAAAACCGACAAGCTGGCCAATATGAGCAACTTTGGTACGGCTTGGGGCTTCTTACCTAGCGATAGCGCGGTGGTTTTCACCGATAACCACGACAACCAACGTGGCCATGGCGGCGCTGGCAATGTGGTCACCTTCAAAGATGGCAGTCTCTACAATTTGGCCAATGTCTTTGCCTTGGCTTGGCCCTATGGCTATCCTCAAGTTATGTCGAGCTACAACTTCAGCAATGGCGACCAAGGCCCACCAAGCAGTAATGTGTATGCAAATGGCAGCAACACGCCCGATTGTGGCGGCAACAACTGGGTTTGTGAGCATCGCTGGCGTGGTATCGCCAATATGGTTAGCTTTCGCAACTACACCAGCAGCGCCTTCAGTACCAGCAATTGGTGGTCGAATGGCAATAACCAAATTTCGTTCAGCCGTGGCAGTTTGGGCTTTGTGGCAATCAACCGCGAAGGTAACAACTTGACTCGCACGTTTGCCACAGGCTTGCCCGCTGGCACTTATTGCGATGTGATGCACGGCGATTTCAGCAATGGTGCATGTTCCGGCCCAACCGTTACCGTTGATAACGCAGGCAATGCCACAATCACGGTCAACGCCATGGAAGCAGTTGCGCTGCACGGCGGGGCAAAGTTGGGCGGCGTTGTGCCAACTGCCACCGTCATCAACCCAACTGCCACCAGCGTTGTGCCAACCGCAACCCCAATTGCTGGCAGTGTTCCAGTTAATTTCAATGTCAACGCAACGACCAACCTGGGTCAAAATGTGTATGTTGTGGGCAATATTGCCGCGCTTGGCAGTTGGAATACCGCCAACGCCATCTTGCTCTCATCAGCCAACTATCCAATTTGGAGCGGCACGATCAATTTGCCAGCTAACACGGCAATTGAATATAAATACATTAAAAAGGATAGCGCTGGTGCTGTAACATGGGAAAGTATCGCCAACCGTAGCTTCACCACACCCGGCAGTGGGAGCGCCACCCGTAACGAAACATGGAATGTCACTGGATCAAACAGCAGCACCGCAACCCCAGTGCCCGCGACAGCGACTCCAATTCCGGCAACGGCTACGCCAATTCCAGCAACCGCGACTCCAATTCCAGCAACGGCTACGCCCAGTGGCTCAATTGGCATAAACTTTAATGTCAATGCAACCACGGTTTGGGGTCAAAATGTCTATATGGTGGGCAATGTGGCAGGGCTTGGCAGTTGGAACACCGCCAATGCAGTGTTGCTCTCATCAGCAAGCTACCCAGTTTGGAGTAGCACGCTCAATCTGCCAGCCAACACGGCGATCGAATTCAAATATATCAAGAAGGATGGTTCGGGCAATGTGACGTGGGAAAGTGGGACGAATCGTAGCTTTACCACGCCCAGCAGCGGCATACTGACCCGCAACGATAGCTGGCAATAG
- a CDS encoding carbohydrate-binding module family 20 domain-containing protein, with protein MSRTTRAMARLTLFVLVVIIFSVGFFGTAPRATQAQTTPRTAFVHLFEWKWTDIAKECENWLGPKGFAAVQVSPPQEHIQGSQWWTRYQPVSYQIQSRSGTRAEFANMVSRCKAVGVDIYVDAVINHMTGVGSGTGVAGSSYTSYNYPGNYQTQDFHHCGRNGTDDISNYQDRWEVQNCELVNLADLKTESDYVRGKLAAYLNDLRSLGVAGFRIDAAKHMPSADIANIMSRASNPYIYQEVIDQGGEPITSGEYTGNGDVTEFKYSTNIGRMFKTDKLANMSNFGTAWGFIASDSAVVFTDNHDNQRGHGGAGNVVTFKDGKLYELANVFALAWPYGYPQVMSSYNFSNGDQGPPSGTVYSGNTANCGGSTWVCEHRWRGIANMVGFRNYTSTAFSTSNWWSNGNNQISFSRGSLGFVAINREGSSLSRTFATGLPAGTYCDVIHGDFSNGSCSGPTISVNNSGQATITVAAMDSVAIHGGAKINGTNPTPVPTTPPSGSIAVTFNENATTVWGQNVYVIGNVAALGSWNTANAVLLSSASYPVWSKTINLPASTAIEYKYIKKDGSGNVTWESGTNRTFTTPGSGTVTRNDTWK; from the coding sequence ATGTCACGGACCACTCGCGCAATGGCGCGGCTGACACTGTTCGTCTTGGTTGTGATCATCTTTTCGGTTGGCTTTTTTGGAACCGCTCCACGGGCAACGCAAGCCCAAACTACTCCACGCACGGCCTTCGTCCATTTATTCGAATGGAAATGGACTGACATCGCCAAAGAATGCGAAAATTGGCTCGGACCCAAGGGCTTCGCAGCTGTCCAAGTCTCACCACCCCAAGAGCACATCCAAGGCTCGCAATGGTGGACGCGCTATCAACCAGTTAGCTATCAGATTCAAAGCCGCTCGGGCACTCGCGCTGAGTTTGCCAACATGGTTTCGCGCTGTAAAGCGGTCGGGGTCGATATTTATGTCGATGCCGTGATCAACCATATGACTGGCGTGGGTAGTGGCACAGGTGTGGCTGGCTCAAGCTACACCAGCTACAACTACCCTGGCAACTATCAAACCCAAGATTTCCACCACTGTGGCCGCAATGGCACCGACGATATCAGCAACTACCAAGATCGTTGGGAAGTTCAGAATTGTGAATTGGTCAACCTCGCCGATCTCAAAACTGAATCAGATTATGTGCGAGGCAAATTGGCTGCCTACCTCAATGATTTGCGCAGTTTGGGCGTAGCTGGCTTCCGCATCGATGCCGCCAAGCACATGCCCTCTGCTGATATCGCCAATATCATGAGCCGCGCCAGCAATCCTTATATCTATCAAGAAGTGATTGACCAAGGCGGTGAGCCAATTACCTCAGGCGAATACACGGGCAACGGCGATGTGACTGAATTCAAATACAGCACCAACATTGGCCGCATGTTCAAAACCGACAAACTGGCCAATATGAGCAACTTCGGCACAGCTTGGGGCTTTATCGCCAGCGATAGCGCGGTGGTTTTCACCGATAACCACGATAACCAACGTGGCCACGGCGGCGCTGGCAATGTGGTCACCTTCAAAGATGGCAAACTCTACGAACTTGCCAACGTCTTTGCCTTGGCTTGGCCCTATGGCTATCCTCAAGTTATGTCGAGCTACAACTTCAGCAATGGCGACCAAGGCCCACCTAGCGGCACGGTTTACAGTGGTAACACTGCCAATTGTGGTGGTAGCACCTGGGTTTGTGAACATCGCTGGCGCGGCATCGCCAATATGGTTGGCTTCCGCAACTACACCAGCACGGCCTTCAGCACCAGCAACTGGTGGTCAAACGGCAATAACCAAATTTCGTTTAGCCGTGGCAGCTTAGGTTTTGTCGCCATCAACCGTGAAGGCAGCAGCCTGAGCCGCACGTTTGCCACAGGTTTGCCCGCTGGAACTTATTGCGATGTAATTCATGGCGATTTCAGCAATGGCTCGTGCTCTGGACCAACCATCAGCGTCAACAACAGTGGTCAAGCCACAATCACTGTCGCCGCAATGGATTCAGTTGCAATTCACGGTGGCGCAAAAATCAATGGCACCAACCCAACCCCAGTGCCAACCACCCCACCAAGCGGTAGCATCGCGGTAACCTTCAACGAAAATGCCACCACAGTTTGGGGCCAAAATGTCTATGTGATTGGCAACGTCGCGGCGCTTGGTAGCTGGAACACCGCCAACGCCGTATTGCTCTCATCAGCAAGCTACCCAGTTTGGAGCAAAACGATCAACTTGCCAGCCAGCACCGCGATCGAATACAAATACATCAAGAAAGATGGTTCGGGCAATGTGACCTGGGAAAGTGGGACGAATCGCACCTTTACCACACCCGGCAGCGGCACGGTCACTCGCAACGATACTTGGAAATAA
- the atpB gene encoding F0F1 ATP synthase subunit A, translating to MLTSLTRAYASFILENVQKSTKSHSRLKISLPTVVHDRQNAAWLGYKRGGIALSTKRNIWIPVGIVLVVGILLRIFLPVGKPLVSVRAEEVFHIGSYNVTNSLLLTWVVMILLVVLSLAATAKLRSGNDEALKHPKGLQNALEYGVEVLYNTMQGVSPKYVARFFVVVATIFFLVLPSNWFGLVPGVGSLGVCFAESELEVMHGYTPVAGAGPSEKVIGAQKVWSDYTNKCAGTADTLVRAEALAQGIVLPATLETPEQIAQYKAVSAELDHAGTITPLFHPFLRPGSADLNMTLALALISFVVTEFWGFRKQGFGYLGKFFIFNQGPIQFFVGIIELVSEFARIISFTFRLFGNIFAGEVVLLVMAFLFPALLSLPFYGLELFVGLVQAFVFAMLTMAFIDMAAESHGDHGHEEHAH from the coding sequence ATGTTAACAAGTTTGACAAGAGCATATGCATCCTTTATACTTGAGAATGTGCAAAAAAGCACAAAATCCCACAGTCGTCTAAAGATTTCGTTGCCCACCGTTGTGCATGACCGACAGAATGCCGCATGGTTGGGCTATAAACGCGGAGGGATCGCCTTGTCCACTAAACGAAACATATGGATTCCTGTCGGTATTGTCCTCGTTGTGGGGATTCTACTGCGCATATTCCTGCCTGTGGGGAAGCCACTGGTGTCGGTTCGCGCTGAAGAAGTTTTCCACATAGGATCATACAACGTCACAAACTCCTTGTTGCTAACATGGGTTGTGATGATTTTGCTTGTTGTGCTCTCGTTGGCGGCTACTGCAAAATTGCGCAGTGGCAATGACGAAGCCTTGAAGCACCCCAAGGGCTTGCAAAATGCCTTGGAATATGGTGTTGAAGTTCTCTACAACACTATGCAAGGGGTTAGCCCGAAATATGTAGCCCGCTTCTTTGTCGTGGTTGCAACCATCTTCTTCTTGGTCTTGCCTTCAAACTGGTTTGGCTTGGTCCCCGGTGTTGGTTCACTTGGGGTTTGTTTTGCTGAATCCGAGTTGGAAGTCATGCACGGCTACACTCCAGTAGCTGGCGCTGGCCCAAGCGAAAAAGTCATCGGTGCTCAAAAAGTTTGGTCGGATTACACCAACAAGTGTGCGGGAACTGCTGATACCTTGGTGCGGGCTGAAGCCTTAGCCCAAGGCATCGTCTTGCCAGCAACCTTGGAAACGCCTGAGCAAATTGCCCAATACAAAGCAGTCTCAGCCGAACTCGACCACGCTGGCACAATCACGCCTTTGTTCCACCCCTTCTTGCGCCCAGGTAGCGCCGACTTGAATATGACCTTGGCTTTGGCCTTGATCTCATTCGTCGTCACCGAATTCTGGGGCTTCCGCAAGCAAGGTTTTGGCTACTTGGGCAAGTTCTTTATCTTCAACCAAGGGCCAATTCAGTTCTTCGTGGGGATTATCGAACTCGTTTCAGAATTCGCTCGCATCATCTCGTTTACCTTCCGGCTTTTCGGCAACATCTTTGCCGGCGAAGTGGTGCTCTTGGTGATGGCGTTCCTGTTCCCAGCATTGCTTTCATTGCCATTCTATGGCTTGGAATTGTTCGTGGGCTTGGTTCAAGCCTTCGTGTTTGCAATGCTGACCATGGCGTTTATCGATATGGCCGCTGAATCGCATGGCGATCATGGCCACGAAGAACACGCCCACTAA
- the atpE gene encoding ATP synthase F0 subunit C, producing the protein MTDTGARLLAAALAIGLAAIGPGIGVGLLVAGALQAIARNPETEGSIRTNMFVGIALTEGLAIFGLVISLLIGFGVL; encoded by the coding sequence ATGACGGATACAGGTGCACGTTTGTTGGCTGCGGCTCTCGCTATCGGTTTAGCAGCAATTGGCCCTGGGATCGGCGTAGGTTTGTTGGTTGCTGGTGCATTGCAAGCTATTGCCCGCAACCCAGAAACTGAAGGCTCGATTCGTACCAACATGTTCGTTGGTATCGCCTTGACTGAAGGTTTGGCAATCTTCGGTTTGGTTATCTCGCTGCTAATCGGGTTCGGCGTGCTCTAA